The DNA window GCTCAACTTatatacacatatatacacataccTTCATGACGGTGGCCACATAGATGGCAGACAGGTTGAGAGGGTCAATGGCCTCCagtttcatacacacacacgcacagacacacacacacaatatacacATACCTTCATGACGGTGGCCACACAGATGGCAGACAGGTTGAGAGGGTCAATGGCCTCCAGTTTCATGCCCACAGCATACCGCAAGTCACCTGGCATGTCCTTACCCTTTACAAGCAACATAACAAATATTCATCATCAAAAATGATACATGGAAAGCAAATGCAAGCTCATCGTTTAATTCACCTAAAGATTCCCAGATCTGGTGTCAGAATGTCCTAACTTTCTGTATGTGTCACAAGCACTAAACAAAGACACCACAGACAAGAATGAATAAAGCAaatcaccaatgtttaacaGTGAAGTGCACATTATACCAAAGAGCAGAAACTATCCATACAAACTTGAGATgacaataataatgataataatgaatgTTTACTTAGCGCGAACGACAGAATCATTCTGTGCTCGACGTGCTTTACAATAACACATGAGAAACTCCATCAAATTGTAACAAAATAACTTCCAAGTTACAGCATAACATCTAAGGTACACAATAATACTGTGCATAATGACATTAAGAGCACACACGGAACCTTCATATAAAAAGACCATGAAAAGATAACCAAACTACAGTGAAAACAGATAAGTCATAGTGCAATCCAATCAAGGacaaaaagtaaacaaaattCAGTGTACTAACAGGATCAGATATCCGACAGTCCTTTCGCACAGTATATAAAATCACTGTGCTAAAGCATGAAGTGTaacaagaagagagagaagagcaTTTGCTTGAACAGTGCCCATACCTTTGGAATCATGTCAGGACTAACATCATCGTCATTGTACTTCTGCATTGCAATCTTGTTTAGGCATGCATTCCGGTACTCTGGAAATAAAAACAGATAACAGTTTGCACATTTTCTTTTAAAGCAGCCCCTAAACATGGAGTATAACTGCCGCAAATGGCAGGGGAAAATATCAGTACATGTGCCCTAaaaatcaaacaacaagaacacacaaacaagtgcatGTGGGAGCTGCAGTCCATAAGCGCGGAGAAGCAAAGGAAGGTTCAAGGCTAGAGTAATCTTGGACAAACACCACAAGATGTTCACGAGGAACAAGAAGCCTGTTTTTATCTCAAATAAAGGTTTTAGAAGTAGAAAAACAACTAAATTATCTCAAATAAAGGTTTTAGAAGTAGAAAAACAACTAAACAACATAACTCTAAACTGCCCACCACAAACGATTTACGATTTAATGAAAGTGTATTAGCATTTCACATATATGTGAAACTTTGCTCATGCTCACAACAAACATGTCCGCATAAAAGGATCTGACCTTGTGAAGCATGCAACTTGTGTCCCACAGTCTGCGACCATCCCACCGGGTGTATGAGGGGAGACTTCATGTGGCACCAGAACTCATCGCCTTCGCCCTGAACATTGGGCTGAAATTTTAACATCAACCACTCATTCTGACAAATGACACAGTATTCACATgtaaacaaataataaaaatacaaaagacaacaataaaacaTCTTTTTGCACAAGTATATGGGTTGTTCTCTGGAGCTGGGTACCAAACTGTGACATGGGAGTCAAAAACTGAACTTACTTCTAATtgatcaacattgtgttcaTATGATCTGTAGGACAGTGTGAGCAtgaaaatatataaataaagcTATTTCatgatttttaaattttttttagtcATTTTAAAGAGTGGTCAAATATCATCGTACAGTACAACTCCCCCTTAGcgacccccctgtttacgaccaccccctttttacgaccgattttgctACCACGTATGCATTCTACTATATAATCTACTATATAATGAACCCCCAGTGAACGACTcaccccaaaacgcgacttacgaccgagcttttggggatgaattacgactttcgcgcatttgtagtcgagcagacgaaaacaatacatggcGGCTCTTGCTCCTCGACGAGAACAAAAAAATCTCGCGCACGAtagaatccgcggcgacttccttaggagtcgggaagacgcaaatcctgtgtatcgtcacggataatgacccaaaacgcgacttacgaccgagctttttgggatgatgtacgacttttgcgcatttttcgagcagacgaaaacacaacatggcggctctcgctcctccaactatcgcgagaagaaataaaaacgaaatctcgcgcgcgcgagatcctgatacatccggtttttttctgtgcaacgctatcttgtcacgacgactgtcttgttgacaaacgaagattcgcgaaagaaaaagaaaagcgccgactcttgagtagagagctaataaagtaatcgctaatcgagcgaagtggcaatccgcggcgacttccttgggagtcgggaatacgaaaatcctgtgtgtcgtcaaggataatgactcggtgttatctagatggtgagaaggatagcgaagcgaaagtacgcCAAGAGAGGAGCCTGTACAAAGACCTCAACGATTGTGGTGAAGTTTAGCGATGCAAGGCGACGAATCATTCATATGAGCGGAAAGATGATTCGGGAAaaaagtcgttatgctttctatcgagataggacattcggattttactggttgcgccacaatgtcaaatgtgcttcactcagcggggagcgagcattacgccatgagtaaattttctttgaaatttgagttcaagttgttctgctgtaatgtgtttgggtgtgtgtgtgtgtgtgttttaatatgacagtaaactgcaactgtgtgtttgtgtgtaaacatgacagtacatacactgcaaccaaattcatgaccgaccggccaaaaactcaaaccccccttttaagaccccccctttttacgacctaattttcaaggtttttccaaagtcgtaaacagggggttctactgtaacaAGATCTAGCAGATGATAAACCAAACTTTAAACCGTCTGCTAGCGGCGACGTTACCACGTAAAGGGACAACCGATGCATAGATATCCTTCTGCAAGGATGCTGTGTagtttagtaaaaaaaaaagtttgcaaCAAAATCCTTTTTATTGAAATAACAGGACAAACAACGATATCATCGTaacagaaacaagaagggcaaagcccatacgactcacaagcttgacctaaacctagcaatgacatcatacactaagaactgctttacacatttttcctaccaaaatacatgtgaccttgacccaaggtcatccaaggtcatgcaacacaaagctgttaattcaagacataggaagtacaatggtgcttattggctctttctaccatgagatatggtcacttttagtggttcactaccttattttggtcacatttcataagggtcaaagtgaccttgaccttgatcatatgggaccaaatgtgtctcatgatgaaagcataacatgtgccccacataatatttaagtttgaaacagttatcttccatagttcagggtcaaggtcacttcaaaatatgtatacaatccaactttgaagagctcctgtgaccttgaccttgaagcaaggtaaaccaaactggtatcaaaagatggggcttactttgccctatatatcatatataggtgaggtattcaatctcaaaaacttcagagaaaatgggaaaaatagctgttttttaggcaacatttatggcccctgcgaccttgaccttgaagcaaggtcaagatgctatgtatgttttttggggccttgtcatcatacaccatcttgccaaatttggtactgatagactgaatagtgtccaagaaatatccaacgttaaagttttccggacggacggacggacgtccggacggacgacttgggtgagtacatagactcacttttgcttcgcatgtgagtcaaaaaggggaaACCAAAATATTTAAtgctgtggcagtttttaatgGACAGATTGCAAAAACTGTGGACGTTATTTGCTTTGACCTTGCGTTTTACACGCATTTAACGAAGTGTGCTAAAGTAGTGTACGTCAGCCAAAAATAGTCGTGCGTTTATGATAAATGGGTCTGTGTTGTGCAAATGAAGCTGGGGCTGCTGTGAAACGACACTTACAAAGTTGACCACATAAAACAGCCATAAAACTATGGTTAATATTTCAGATTGTGTTGATCTTCTGCAAAAAGTACTTATTCTATTGAAAATGCACGCATTTGTGTTAAGTTATAAACTCGTTCGTGTGCTTTTTCATGTTTCTTTCATTCCGTACGACAGAGTTATTGCTTCATCAAACAGCATGTCACAAATTATCCGCCATTTTGACCTCGATTTGACGTATTCACCAAAATTACGAATACACAACACTTTATGTTTTACTACTTTTAGTTCAAATATTATTTAATAGCTTTAACATCATCAAGCAACATTCAGACACACATAAATAAGTGTAGTAACGAACAAAACTGTCAAACCTTTTATTTCAATCCAATGACCCTCTGTGGTACCCAACTCCAGAGAACAACCCATATTCATttgtattacagtggaacccccctttttaagactctccGATTGAAGAAttccacccttttaagaccctttcTTCTCAGATCTGttgttcatatcctctgtaaatttacccccattttaaaattCCCTGATtataaagacctgattttctcatattTGTTTAGGTTTAAAGGGGAACGCCACTGCagggcaatttttttttttaaattctgtttGCACCACTTCTATCTTGATGAATTGCAATCAgtcttgacacacacacattgtattTTTTTCCACACAAACTATGCAAGCCAAGCCCTCACCAGTAAACCCAAGGCCACCACCTTGCTGTCTGAATAGTTGAGCCTCAGTCTGCCGCCGATGATGTCACAGATGATGGCGACCCTCATGGCCGACACGCACATCTTGTTGACCACCTCGAGCTTCATGCCCACACGCAGCTTGTGGTTGTTGGAGCACTGCTGAAACtgaagacaaacacacatttcaACTGAGGGGCATTGCTCACAGAAAAATAATTACAAGATTGTCGAAGGTTGTATATAACTGAAAGCATGCCCATCAGCGCAGGTAAGCAGTTCGTCCACTGTATCAACTTTCATCTGAAGGGGCCATCAATGAAAAAAAAGGACTATGGGTCATCTGCAAAGCTAAATAGTGCAATAGAATTGGCTAGTCCATGTTACCTCATTCCAAATGCTGTACCCAATAGTAAACTGTGTATAGGCCGGGTGATGCAGTATTCCCTAATCTTGATGCACTGTTTGACCCACTGAGTTCACATTGGTCAGTTTAAGATTTGATGCGCACACAGGGCACAAGCATACCAAACCATGTATAGTTGATGAAACAAAGCGTTGAAGGCACAGTGTTGCCAGTAGCTCACTCCAGCCTCTGTCAGTCTTTGTCATTGAACCTATACAGTTCACTCGGACAGTCAACACCCTGGCTCAGCTCTTCCCTGTCACTTCATTTATGTttaaaacaatgtcatcttctTCAAAATGTCGATGTTTCTGTTCTGAAGAAAATCAGCTATCTAATCCAGGACCTCTCTGATAACTGAATAAAAGGAAGAATATCTTACCACTTGATGGAAGTCACCAGGCAAGGTGCGGGATCCCGTCAGCCTCTTCACCAAGAACTCCTTCCAGTCGCTGTACTTGGTCTGGATGGCTgcaagtcacacacaaacacgttttcatgaAAAGCaaggttattgttgttttttcatcATCTCTACAACCTATCTGGCTATCCATCACTGATGAGCCAGGACAACATCTATGGTATGAAGATAGGGCAAGCAGGCCTGACAATCTTTGTGTTGCTCTTCAAATTGTCATATTTTTCCTATTCTTTTCCCTCCATACCACTCAAAAAAAGCCTGCAGTCAGACACAAGACATCACTGCACACAAAACTTACATAATACAACTGTTGCAAATTGCTCACAATGCATTTGATAGAGATAAGAAAAGATAGAGTATAaataaaggaaaagaaaaacataGATAGAATGACTGCCTACTCaaatttcattttgttttaaaaatcaACCATACATTCCCTATATTGGCCAAACCAGTGTGACATTAGCAGAACCAAAAAGCCACTCACACTGCGGTGGTACGAGAGGCTTGCCGATGGTGGCACACCAGCCCACCGGGTGCACGTCAGGGGACACAAGGCTGACCCAGAAGTCGTGTGAGGCGTCATTCCCAAACCCTTCATACCTCATCAGGGCTGTGTAACCTGCAAATCACAACCACAAAGTGTTCATTATGCAgggataaaacacacacaaagatataTCCATTGAATGTATGAATAACGACTAATAAAAAGTTGTCACTTGACCCAAACCCAGTGGAACCCTGTATTCAGACCCCCCAATTTACAGActtcctcttttttaagacctcacTTTTTCATATACtctcttcataacctcagtaaattgacctccattagtaagactccctccttttttaaaggtggtcgtctacatttttgctttttttcaataatcttatggttagatttcgacaccaaattatgtcaaatgatgaatgaaccatggggaaaaaagttatagaaaaaaaatatatgtaaaaaaagattttatttttgggtagcgtgactcacgcttccaatattttgttttctgtttgctgagaacatgtgctttgcctaaaaatgctgaccaatcaaattcatgtcactatgcttatagccacgcccaaacaagtgcagcaacagtttgacactggagcgctgtccacgcttcttttaaacgcacgaaatgcacaggatttgagaggagttttgcgcttggcattttccaaataaaaaaacgctcgcgctggacccgagtactcttcagactggctcgctcaataaatataaatgtttggaatgtctgtggtgtgaatgttcggttggtttctgaccagaaatgcagatctatctctggccgattcatagattcaacctacaaactgcgacctcatctgttatcagatatgtttcgacaagcattaaacggatgaaattaaccacatgcagtttattcttcagaaaaatgcacacaaaaaatgggttgggttcggtgatttgtacataaacgtcttcctcgcgatagattcgcttattattttgtcttatgaagccgtcatcaacacgaacacaatgattgcagaagcaaactctgtacctacacaaccgagacacaagactgattatttcacagctgcaatgagaatagagaacaaagacgttttgggtaagcttactcacgtcaggtcttcactgacaagctaggaacagacggaaaattccgaacaaaagtaaatgacgtcaaagtctctttcgctttgcgtgtaactttgtcatgacgtatttttgtgtgacgcgttcggctgttctatcaggtcaatggctgcgtgttgccccgccggtgtgaactcctcctacggccaagtcgtttttgtggtttatttcgcatttaggtcccaggtaacattatgaagttttaatacgatcaatcggacctattatcaagttagtgtatcaacttttgaacgaactgcgcccagtagtttcccagcaataagctgttaagtggagaaagacagacagacacacaattaaagtctgctgagccctagtactagcgtactcggggataaggatatcctactatgagtactacgctggaatactacaatgaattttcaaacggctacactggcttcgtctttcctgatcgaaagggggtgtattgttgataattgtagataatagactctgcattttaatggtcaaatggtgatttcggtataaaaatgtagacaaggatctttaagacctgattttctcagatttgttgaggtcttaaaaggggtgttccagtGGACTATCAATGCCGCACAGCCTGTAAGCGACCACAAAAACTTTCAATCTGCAAGACAAAGAGCGTAAACCCATTGCACTTAGCAAAGAAGACCTAATCACAGCACATTAACGCTTTCCTCCTCCACAAATTCCAGCATTGTCTTTTTAGACTTTAGGCCAAAGAATACTATGAGAGCCAGAAGGAAATTGTcacaatacagtggaatcctccttttaagactctgttttctaagattttctgttcataacctctgaaaATGTACCCCCATGTGAAGAcctctcagatttgtggaggggGGTTCCACAATACTACATTGTGGGGAGGGTAAGAGTTATCACTTTTTATAAAATAACCCATACCTGCAACTTTGACCACAGACGCGATCCAGTAGACCGGGTATGACAAATCACAGTCTGTGTTGGCTACCTCCACCTTCATTCCCACACCAATCTGATCCCAGCTATCACTCAGGGGCACCTGAAACAAGCGATTCACAGAACATTGCAAAGAAAGGAATGGACAAAGGCAGGTATCCCAGCCAAATGATGCAAATCACATGTATGTCTGCACAAATGTCAAGAAAGTAGAAAGGAACCCTTACAACTAAAAACACAATGATAAAGAAAGATGCATGTACAAAACATTTGACAAAAATACGAACTTATTCTTTAAACTGCTCTGCCGACACACAGTTTCTGCATGTCAGATGAAAAGTTGCACAGACACAACACAACTGATAACCAACTTGTAAAAGGCTAGCCACATTTTACAAATAGATGAATTCCAGAAATAACTGTGAATGTTCTTGCTttcattgaggcaaactttcctgCGTAACGTAATACACGTGGCAAGGAGCATGTGAGGAGACAAACCCATCGCTTGTGACCGGCCTTTTAAGCCAAATAGGAAAGtctgcctcaataaaagcaagaataTTCACACTTTTACAACCCCATACAAACcgaacagagttatttcctaaCATCGTCTATCAGAATCATCCACACGACAAAGACGCTGCCAGACACTCACGTGACCAAAGCAGGAGACGGGAGCAGCGGGAGCAACACTGGCGACGAGGTAGCCGCCCCAGTCAAAGGCCTTGGCGTCCTGCTTCAGGCCACAGTTCAGCCCTCCGTGCCCTGGCGACTTGGATTTCCGACCCCCTGCTGCTGGCTTTCCCTGAAACACCAACCTCCCATGTCAACATCTTCTCATGTCACACACGCTTATACCTTATGTCATACTCACAAACATCTCATGTTAGAATGCAATTTCCTCATGCCATTCATGCAACCATAAGTCAAACACAGAAATCTTTCATATTATACACACAAATACCTCATGACATACTCACAAACATCTCACGTTGTAGATGCAAATACCTCatgtcatacacacaatacCTCATGCCAAAACAAGCACTTcataccaaaaaaacaaaaacaaaaaaaactgcttgcaataaaaaaacacaaaacaaattaATTCTAACTCTAACCTTCTTTGAAACTTGCACCCTGCCAACGCCGTCTGATGGCTTCCCTTCTCGCTGGGAGGTTGCAAAACTGCGTGAACACGACAAACTGCAAAAGCGCTTGGACTTGGAGTAGAATGCATGACGTACACCAACAGATCCACACTGCTCACAGGTTGCTGCAAGGATTGAAAAGGGAGATAACAATCAGAAGAAATTAGCAGTGGGAGGAAACTATGCAGAAAAGAGCCCAAGAGACTGACAAAGAAGGATGAGATCGAACAAGGAAAGAAAAGCCCACATATTGGCAAGGCTGGAGACAACTGAAGAggacaagaacaaaataattCCACTTGCAATAAATCACACAAAGCAAATTCATTCTCTTTTAACTTTCTTGAATACTGCCCCCTGCCCAGACTGTCTGAACATGACAAAGTGCAAAACCTtttcaaccacacacacctaCTTGGTACAGATAAGTTAATTTCCCATAAGTTTGTGATATGCTGCACAACATACCCATTCCATCTTTGCCATTCAAGAAGTTTTTCTTCTGCACGGCTGCCGCTTTGGTCTGCGAATAGCGCGGTGGGAGGAGATTGCTGTCAAAGTTTTCCTCATCGTCAGTTGTTCCACCGCTATCGTTGTAGCTGTCGTAGCCGTCGTAAAGACCAAGGCTGTTCATGTAGTCATCCTCACCCTGGTCAGAAAatttgaaaatgtatttcaagACTACAGCAAATCAATCTGAGACCTAAAATATACATGTTTCTCAGCCAGTtaatcaacaataccataacTAGAGAAAGCCCAAAACACTGACAATAGCAACAAATGTAATTCAATAAGGTCATCCCAATACATCCAGCTAAATTTGACTACAACTACAGCAGAacctcccattttaagacccaagGCTTCCTCCTTTTCAGGGCCTTGATTTTTGAGCTTAaatgttcatagcctctgtaaaattacctccATTTCACGACTCCCTCCTtgataagacctgattttctctgactttttgaaaaggggggttccactgtaccatccATACATTTGGCACTGAACTGTCTTGTCACTGCCGGGTCACGCATCACTTACCCCTAAATTACTGCTGTCGTACATGTGCTCTGACTGGTTGTCCATGAAGCTCGATGATTCCTGCCGCTGGTAGGCATCTGATGACGACTCCATCTCTGACTTTGGCCCTCCTGCCCCTGGACTGCTCCAGTCTGAATCAAAACAATGGGCTTATGGTTTTGTCGTCACTAATAAGGCAGAATAATTTTGTATTCAGATTTGGTTGGCGAAATTGGCGTGGGCGACATATATTTGGTCattaatagacgatgttcagaaaAACTCTGTAAAGATTTTATAGCTTGTGAAGGAGTTGCTTACCTTGGAAACACCGAGATAAGCTACATGTGACATTTTAAGCCAATCAGTAACGAGCGGTGTGTCTCTGTATGTGGTTGGCGATCTGTGCCAGAAAAATCATGTGAACGACTGACATCCCAGTAAAAATCAGCCATAATCTGTGCTTTCTGATCAATACATTTAATACACTTTTCAGTCAAAAGTAAACACATCGGTGCTGACTATCGATGTTGTCGCTTTGAGACACATCTCTACCTAGCGACTGGCCTACAATGTCACATACATGTAGattgcctcagtgtttccaaGGAAAAGCTGCAACTCTTACACAACCAAAAAGTTATTTCCAAAATCTGTCCATTACAAAACCTGCACTATGCATATTAAGCCCTAAATAATGAAacctaccaccccccccccccaaaaaaaaaaacaccaaaaaaacacacacacacccacacaaaaaaaagacaaatcaaaacaaagccTTACTTTAGTGGCTGTTTTAAAGCATTAACACCCGAGATTTTATTCTAAATCCTTGGGTGGATGAACATGAACCTCACAATAAGATTAAGAAACAAGATCTTCAGGTAAACACACAGCCATTCCCTGTACAGAATTGAAGTCTACCATTTGCATGTGACAATTTGGAGAGTCATAACACGGTAGAGAATAATGAATTTAGCACAAGTATTTATTGGAATAAAATTGAAACACCATAGAACACAATGGTGCTCTGGACAGACTGAACAGAAAAACCTAGAC is part of the Littorina saxatilis isolate snail1 linkage group LG6, US_GU_Lsax_2.0, whole genome shotgun sequence genome and encodes:
- the LOC138968853 gene encoding MBT domain-containing protein 1-like isoform X1, with product MEPGEADWSSPGAGGPKSEMESSSDAYQRQESSSFMDNQSEHMYDSSNLGGEDDYMNSLGLYDGYDSYNDSGGTTDDEENFDSNLLPPRYSQTKAAAVQKKNFLNGKDGMATCEQCGSVGVRHAFYSKSKRFCSLSCSRSFATSQREGKPSDGVGRVQVSKKGKPAAGGRKSKSPGHGGLNCGLKQDAKAFDWGGYLVASVAPAAPVSCFGHVPLSDSWDQIGVGMKVEVANTDCDLSYPVYWIASVVKVAGYTALMRYEGFGNDASHDFWVSLVSPDVHPVGWCATIGKPLVPPQSIQTKYSDWKEFLVKRLTGSRTLPGDFHQVFQQCSNNHKLRVGMKLEVVNKMCVSAMRVAIICDIIGGRLRLNYSDSKVVALGLLPNVQGEGDEFWCHMKSPLIHPVGWSQTVGHKLHASQEYRNACLNKIAMQKYNDDDVSPDMIPKGKDMPGDLRYAVGMKLEAIDPLNLSAICVATVMKVLRNGYLMIGIDGSPTLEIGSDWFCYHSTSPCIFPVGFCEINNIDLSPPKGHKGGFKWFDYLKQTKSVAAPVKLFDKEIPKHGYRPGMKLEAVDLMEPRLICVATVTRIVGRLLRIHFDGWENEYDQWVDCQSPDIYPVGWCHVMKYTLEGPPIKENNPVPMMHKKKKTKNQIYKGPRKKRKSKPGLPGNPFPPGYRFLSSSMQDSGDKMTYTPGDKVRPPHMALPPEAVAANLPPLLDPDLPEPRKKIKTEPGTGSPMETSTSISPARSGQPHPADSLPTLSPKGGNVPDAKSASELPQGVKMEAGCDSVPVSSSGGAVASSTDTVNNNTASNANSDRNTNSASDLQLASGVRLNSSSAGDQKSSLTFTPSLQRRAPESWSAQDVCLFLSANDCGACSEAVLRKNMSGRDLLALSAEEEISLAGTKVGPSLRITQLLQQLRSYANGFPSPAVPAPMDTD
- the LOC138968853 gene encoding MBT domain-containing protein 1-like isoform X2, with amino-acid sequence MEPGEADWSSPGAGGPKSEMESSSDAYQRQESSSFMDNQSEHMYDSSNLGGEDDYMNSLGLYDGYDSYNDSGGTTDDEENFDSNLLPPRYSQTKAAAVQKKNFLNGKDGMATCEQCGSVGVRHAFYSKSKRFCSLSCSRSFATSQREGKPSDGVGRVQVSKKGKPAAGGRKSKSPGHGGLNCGLKQDAKAFDWGGYLVASVAPAAPVSCFGHVPLSDSWDQIGVGMKVEVANTDCDLSYPVYWIASVVKVAGYTALMRYEGFGNDASHDFWVSLVSPDVHPVGWCATIGKPLVPPQSIQTKYSDWKEFLVKRLTGSRTLPGDFHQVFQQCSNNHKLRVGMKLEVVNKMCVSAMRVAIICDIIGGRLRLNYSDSKVVALGLLGEGDEFWCHMKSPLIHPVGWSQTVGHKLHASQEYRNACLNKIAMQKYNDDDVSPDMIPKGKDMPGDLRYAVGMKLEAIDPLNLSAICVATVMKVLRNGYLMIGIDGSPTLEIGSDWFCYHSTSPCIFPVGFCEINNIDLSPPKGHKGGFKWFDYLKQTKSVAAPVKLFDKEIPKHGYRPGMKLEAVDLMEPRLICVATVTRIVGRLLRIHFDGWENEYDQWVDCQSPDIYPVGWCHVMKYTLEGPPIKENNPVPMMHKKKKTKNQIYKGPRKKRKSKPGLPGNPFPPGYRFLSSSMQDSGDKMTYTPGDKVRPPHMALPPEAVAANLPPLLDPDLPEPRKKIKTEPGTGSPMETSTSISPARSGQPHPADSLPTLSPKGGNVPDAKSASELPQGVKMEAGCDSVPVSSSGGAVASSTDTVNNNTASNANSDRNTNSASDLQLASGVRLNSSSAGDQKSSLTFTPSLQRRAPESWSAQDVCLFLSANDCGACSEAVLRKNMSGRDLLALSAEEEISLAGTKVGPSLRITQLLQQLRSYANGFPSPAVPAPMDTD